One genomic region from Capra hircus breed San Clemente chromosome 18, ASM170441v1, whole genome shotgun sequence encodes:
- the ZNF473 gene encoding zinc finger protein 473, with translation MDFTLENWEQLGQGQGDLFWDTALDNYQNLFLLNPLRPNLTFHLDGGEKLEALAKESPESTDAGIAETSPLPQDFMEEGLFQEITETFSKDDLWNSHLGEASIGQSWLDSVLGDSESLLRSDITSLEKCKSYQLKSHELKIDLSPESHLSPGVGSMTPDLPEKSLAPAESQECGNDFRCYSDHSQQDTIQGGEKPCKCSECGKSFSQSHHMIQHWILHNKEHPTVLQEYEKDLSQSSCLFMQPVTHTGYKSYVCNKCGETFSQNTHLLCHQKVHTEEEPWESQDGDCPADHNSQPFECHKPHPGKTYNCNQCGQSFSQTFHLSVHQKTHTQKCYECAKCKATFNSNRYLLQHQKIHATKMTTEDQKCGKACRQSSFLVQQQSVHTAEKSYKCDECGKTFSHSLSLKIHQRVHSGEKPYKCNECGKAFYRNSHLSEHQRVHTGYRPHKCHKCVRSFSRPSHLIRHLSMHTTEKLYSCAKCKKTFSCNEHLVQHQKIHAVETLYGCQECGERFVCRSTLTCHQSIHAREKGLSESREIFYEKPEHKEHPRVCGKCFKCNKCEKTFSCRKYLTQHELIHARVKPFECNQCGKAFGQSSQLIRHQRIHSRLRSYRCGDCGKAFIYSTSLIKHQSLHGIEHPFKCNECGRIFSQSARLLEHQLIHTTKKPLKPNKCGKVLGHSNHLIQHQGTQAGKKPFEQNECGEIIQESLCLSEHQGVYTDEKPYTCGDCGRTFSLGAQLVYHQRVHTGEKPYICQKSGKAFRQGSCLSKHQRVHTREKLYVCAKCGKAFAQKTNLIQHETTHTGEKPYACGVCGRAFRLRAHLSQHQRIHTQEKPYQCQHCQKALCCCSGLSRQQ, from the exons ATGGACTTCACCTTGGAGAACTGGGAAcagctggggcaggggcagggagaccTGTTCTGGGACACGGCGCTGGACAACTACCAGAACCTCTTCCTGCTGA ATCCCCTCAGACCCAACTTGACCTTCCATCTGGATGGTGGGGAAAAGCTGGAGGCCCTAGCGAAAGAAAGCCCAGAGTCAACAGACGCTG GCATAGCTGAGACTTCTCCTCTGCCTCAGGACTTCATGGAAGAAGGACTCTTCCAGGAGATTACTGAGACTTTTTCCAAGGATGATCTCTGGAACTCCCATTTGGGAGAAGCCTCTATAGGCCAAAGCTGGTTAGATAGTGTTCTAGGAGATTCAGAAAGTCTTCTGAGGTCTGATATTACCAGTCTGGAGAAATGCAAAAGCTACCAACTCAAGAGCCATGAACTCAAGATAGACCTCAGTCCCGAGTCCCACCTTTCCCCAGGAGTGGGTTCCATGACACCTGATCTCCCTGAAAAGAGCCTGGCACCAGCTGAGTCTCAGGAATGTGGGAATGACTTCAGGTGCTACTCAGACCACAGCCAGCAGGATACCATCCAGGGAGGGGAGAAACCATGTAAGTGCAGTGAGTGTGGGAAGAGCTTCAGCCAGagtcaccatatgatccagcactgGATTCTTCACAACAAGGAGCATCCCACTGTGCTTCAAGAGTATGAGAAAGATCTCAGCCAGAGTTCCTGCCTTTTCATGCAACCAGTGACTCACACAGGCTACAAATCCTATGTGTGTAACAAGTGTGGGGAAACTTTTAGTCAGAATACACACCTTCTGTGTCATCAGAAAGTTCACACTGAAGAAGAACCATGGGAGAGTcaagatggtgactgtccagcagaTCACAACTCACAGCCTTTTGAGTGTCATAAACCACACCCAGGTAAAACCTACAATTGTAACCAATGTGGCCAGAGTTTTAGCCAAACCTTTCATCTCTCTGTGCATCAGAAGACCCATACTCAGAAATGCTACGAATGTGCCAAATGCAAGGCAACCTTCAACTCAAACAGATACCTCCTCCAACATCAGAAAATTCATGCTACAAAAATGACCACTGAGGATCAGAAGTGTGGCAAGGCCTGCAGGCAGAGCTCCTTTCTTGTCCAACAGCAGTCTGTTCACACTGCAGAGAAGTCTTATAAGTGTGATGAGTGTGGGAAAACCTTTAGCCATAGCCTGTCCCTAAAGATCCACCAGAGGGTTCACAGTGGAGAGAAGCCTTACAAATGcaatgaatgtgggaaagccttttacCGGAACAGTCACCTTAGTGAACACCAGAGGGTTCACACGGGTTACAGGCCCCACAAATGTCACAAATGTGTCAGGAGTTTCAGCCGGCCCTCTCACCTGATTCGACACCTGTCCATGCACACTACAGAAAAGCTCTACAGCTGTGCCAAATGCAAGAAGACCTTCAGCTGCAATGAACACCTTGTTCAGCACCAGAAAATCCATGCTGTGGAAACCCTCTATGGATGTCAGGAGTGTGGTGAGCGATTTGTTTGCCGCTCAACCCTAACTTGCCACCAGAGCATTCATGCTAGAGAAAAAGGACTCAGTGAGAGCCGGGAGATCTTTTATGAGAAACCCGAGCACAAAGAGCATCCAAGGGTCTGTGGGAAGTGCTTTAAGTGTAACAAGTGCGAGAAAACCTTCAGCTGCAGAAAATACCTGACTCAGCACGAGTTGATTCACGCCAGGGTGAAGCCCTTTGAGTGTAACcagtgtgggaaagcctttgggcAAAGTTCACAGCTCATCCGGCACCAGAGGATCCACTCTAGATTGAGATCATACAGATGTGGGGACTGTGGGAAGGCCTTTATCTACAGTACCTCCCTCATCAAACATCAATCCCTCCATGGGATTGAGCACCCCTTTAAATGTAACGAATGTGGAAGGATCTTCAGTCAAAGTGCACGTCTCTTAGAACATCAGTTAATCCACACTACGAAGAAGCCCTTGAAACCTAACAAGTGTGGCAAAGTCTTGGGCCACAGTAACCACCTTATTCAGCATCAGGGAACTCAGGCCGGAAAGAAGCCCTTTGAGCAGAATGAATGTGGGGAAATTATCCAGGAGAGCTTGTGCCTTTCTGAGCACCAGGGAGTTTACACAGATGAGAAGCCCTATACGTGTGGTGACTGTGGGAGAACCTTCAGCCTGGGTGCTCAGCTCGTTTACCACCAGAGAGTTCACACTGGGGAAAAGCCTTACATTTGTCAGAAATCCGGGAAAGCCTTCCGGCAGGGCTCATGCCTTTCTAAGCATCAGAGAGTTCATACCAGGGAGAAGCTTTATGTGTGCGCTAAATGCGGGAAAGCCTTTGCCCAGAAAACAAATCTGATACAGCATGAGACAACTCACACAGGGGAGAAGCCTTATGCTTGTGGTGTGTGTGGGAGAGCCTTTCGCCTTAGGGCCCATCTCAGTCAGCACCAGAGAATTCAcacccaggaaaaaccatatcagTGTCAACATTGTCAGAAAGCCTTGTGCTGCTGCTCAGGTCTCAGCCGACAGCAGTGA